The sequence CAGCAGCCGGCGCCACAGTCGCAGCACCGGACCGGCGCCCAGCTGCGCGCCCTGTTCGAAGGCAGCCCGGAACATCGCGAAGTTCAACGAGATCCGGCTGACGCCGATGGTGGCGGCCTGCAACGCCAGTTCACTGACCATCAGTTCGATGGTGCCGTTGGGGGATTGCGGTGAGCGGCGCATCAGATCCAGCGAAACCCCGCTGTGCCCCCACGGCACCAGCGACAGCATCGCCACCACTTCGCCGGTTTGCGGATCGCCGCGTACCGCCTCGACCAGCAGGCAGTCGGCGTCGGCCGGGTCGCCGAGGCGGCCTAGAGCCATGGAGAACCCGCGCTCGGATTCGGTGTCGCGCCAGGCGTCGGCGTGTTCGATGACCCGCGCCATTTCGTCGGCGCCGATCTCACCGTGCCGGCGCATCCGCACGGTCAGGCCCGAGCGACGGGCCCGGGTGACCGCCTGGCGGACCCCGCGCATGTCCGGCCCGGACAGTTTGAACTCCGAGGGTCGCAGGATCGCCTCGTCGCCCAGTTCCAGGGCGCTCAGGCCGGCGTCGCGGAAAGCCTGCGCACCGGCGAAGCTGGCACCCATCACCCCGGGCGCCCAGCCGTAGTCCTTGCAGACCCGCAACCAGGTGTTGATGGCCTGCGGCCATGCCTTCGGATCGCCCACCGGGTCGCCGCTGGCCAGGCAGACACCCACCTCGACCCGGTAGGTGATGGCGGCGCGCCCGCTGGGGGCGAACACCACCGACTTGTCGCGGCGGGTGGCGAAGTAGCCCAGCGAGTCGTTCTGGCCGTACTGCTCGAGCAGCCCGCGGATCGCCGACTCGTCCTGGCCGGTCAGGGCGTTGTCGGCCCGCTGGGACAGGAACAACACGATGGCCGCGATGATCAGGGCCAGCGCCCCGAGCAGCCCGCAGAGGGCCTTGAGCCCGAAATCCGGTTTTCCGGGGAAGAAGTCCGGTTCGAGCAGCCCGAAGCCGACCACCCGGTTCACCACATAGGGCAGCCGCAACGGACGCGTCACCGTGCCGGGGAACAGCTCGATGAGCCCCCAGCACAGCAGGATCGCCACCGTCCAGCCGGCGACCAGTGCCGCGGCGGACTTGAGCAGCGCACCGCGCCGTACTTTGGCCCAGAACTCATCGCGGGCTGCCACCAGCACCACGATCGCGACCACGTGCAGCACCAGGCCCGCGACGCCGCTGACGACCTGGAACCGGTCGGAGGTGTCCGACACCAGCCGGCTGACGTTCCACCCGCCGGCGACCACCAGGTTGGCGATCAGCAACCACCAGGCGATGCGTTTGTGCGCATTGAGTGCGGCGGCCAGCAAGGCCAGCACGAATGCCCAGGCCAGGCTGGTGTCGGGAAAGTTGAACAGATATTTGTCGATGAACTCACGCGGCACCCGGATCACCCAGCGGATCACCGGTGACATGCTCGCCAGCAGCGACAACGTGGCGGCGATGCCGACGGCCCAGGCGGCTGCCGCGGGCACCCAGTGGAACCGGGTCGTCGAGCGGCTGCGTGAGCGCGGCGCGGACGGCACAGTCAACGTCATAGCCCGCGAGAATAAGCAGAAAAGCCGCGAAAAATATGTGAGGAATCGCCGGTGGTCGCGATCGCCGGGAGGAAGCAGCGCTGAACTGCTGCTAGACTCGCTTTCGCGACCGTCCCGGCGTACGCCAGGACAGCAAGTGGAGTTCCCTCCCACCACTAGCCGAGGAGCAATCCTTGGGCTCAGTGGTCCGGTCGCAGGCGGTGTAAACCGCCTGCTCTGCGCGGTGCGCAGGCGGCTTGATGTTGTTCAGGCCGTGATCGGTCGGTATGGGCCCTGCTTCGTGCAGGGCTTTTTTGCTGGTGGGTGGGGTCAGCGCCGCTGCGTCCGGACGAGCACTGCGGCGGCCGCGACCGAAGACTACCCAAGGAGGTCCCATCAGCACTGAGATCCGCGTCAACGAGCGCATTCGTGTACCTGAGGTTCGTTTGATCGGCCCGGGCGGGGAGCAGGTAGGCATTGTGCGCATCGAAGATGCGCTTCGCGTCGCCGCGGATGCCGATCTTGATCTTGTCGAAGTCGCACCGACCGCCAAACCGCCGGTCTGCAAGATCATGGACTACGGCAAGTACAAGTACGAGGCGGCTCAGAAGGAGCGCGAGTCTCGCAAGAACCAGCAGCAGACCGTCGTCAAGGAACAGAAGCTGCGTCCCAAGATCGACGACCACGACTATGCGACGAAGAAGGGCCACGTGGTCCGCTTCCTCGAAGCCGGGGCCAAGGTCAAGGTGACGATCATGTTCCGCGGCCGTGAGCAGTCCCGGCCCGAACTCGGCTACCGCCTGCTGCAGCGGCTGGGCGCCGACGTGGCCGAGTACGGCTTCGTCGAGACCTCCGCCAAGCAAGACGGACGCAACATGACGATGGTGCTGGCACCGCACCGCGGCGCGAAAACCCGTGCCAAGGCAGCAGAAGACGCCGGCGCGGGCGCCAAGCCCCCCGCCCCCGCCCCCGCCCCCGCGGCGGACGCGGCCGAGCAGCAGCCCGAGAACTGAAAACCCGACAGCAGAACTGAGGAAACATGCCCAAGGCGAAAACCCACAGCGGCGCTTCGAAGCGATTCCGTCGCACCGGAACCGGCAAGATCGTCCGGCAGAAGGCCAACGCCCGCCACCTGCTCGAGCACAAGCCGAGCACCCGCACCCGTCGGCTGGCCGGCCGCACCGCGGTGTCTGCCAACGACACCAAGCGCGTCAACGCGATGCTGAACGGCTAATTGCCGCTTTTGCAACGCAACCCCCTTACGCCCCAACGAGAGTAGGAACACCCCATGGCACGCGTGAAGCGCGCAGTCAACGCCCAGAAGAAGCGCCGTACAGTCCTGAAGGCTTCGAAGGGTTACCGTGGCCAGCGGTCGCGGCTGTACCGCAAGGCCAAGGAGCAGCAGCTCCACTCAATGACCTACGCCTACCGCGACCGTCGCGCCCGCAAGGGTGAGTTCCGCAAGCTGTGGATCTCGCGCATCAACGCCGCGGCCCGCGCCAACGACATCACCTACAACCGGCTGATCCAGGGCCTCAAGGCCGCCGGTGTCGAGGTGGACCGCAAGAACCTGGCCGAGATCGCCGTCAGCGACGCGGCTGCCTTCACCGCGCTGGTCGAGGTCGCCCGGGCCGCGCTGCCCGAGGATGTCAACGCGCCCTCCGGCGAGGCTGCCTGACCCGAACCGAGCCGATGCTGACCGAACGTTCGGCCCGGGTGGTCGCGGCGGTCAAGCTGCATCGGCACGTGGCCAGGAAGCGCGAACAGCGCTTCCTGGCCGAGGGGCCCAATCTGATCGAGGCCGCCATCGCTCGCGGCCTGGTCCTCGAGGTCTTCGCCACCGAGTCGGCGGCGCAGCGTCACCACGACCTGCTGGCTTGCTCGCAGGTACCGGTCCAGCTGGTCACCGACCGCGCGGCTAAAGCGTTGTCGGACACCGTCACTCCGGCCGGATTGGTCGCGGTGTGCGCGCAGGCCGAAGCGGATCTGCACGCATCACTGGCCGAGCATCCGCAGCTGGTGGCCGTGGCGGTGGGCATCGGCGAGCCCGGTAACGCCGGGACTCTGATCCGTATCGCCGACGCCACCGGCGCCGATCTGGTGGTGCTGACCGGCAACAGCGTTGATCCCTACAACGGCAAGTGTCTGCGCTCCTCTGCGGGCAGCATCTTCCACGTCCCGGTGGTCGTGGCCGCTGACACCCACGCCGTGCTCGCCGCGTTGGGGGAGGCGGGTTTGCAGGTGCTGGCGACGGCACTGGACGGGGAGCTGAGCCTCGACGACGCTGATCCGGTGCTGACCGCGCCGACTGCGTGGCTATTCGGCCCGGAAGCCCAGGGTCTGCCGGCCGAGGCCGCAGCCGCCGCCGACCACCGGGTGCGCATTCCGATGGCAGGCGGGGCTGAGAGCCTCAATGTTGCTGCGGCAGCAGCGATCTGCCTCTACCAAAGCGCGCGAGCCCAGCGCCGGGGTTAGGCGGCCTTGGGCTTGCGGCGTGGCGGTCGCGGGGTCAGGCCGCTGCCGGCGGCCAGCGAGAAGGTGCTGTGCATCAGCGCCCCGGCGCGCTCCACCAGTTTCATGCCCCGGCTGACCGGCGGGACGTAGTGCATCCCGCTGCGGCGCCGGTCTTTTGGCGGTCCGCTGAACCACGGGGCTTCGATGGGCGGTGTGTCGCTGGGGATCTTGCCCTGCTCGCGTCGGTATCCGGCCAGCGCGCGCGGGTGCAGCCGGATCTCGTCGGGCACGAAGCTGAATGCCACGTGGCTGACCTTGCCCAGCAGCCGCAGCAGCACCTCGTCGCTCTCTGACCAGCGCAGACCGGCCTTTTCCCGCACCACCGGCTCGAACAACCCTGCCGCCACCCAGCGCTGGGCCGCCAGCGCCGGTTTGAACATCTGGTGCCACACCGCGTCGGGCATCGGGACGAACCACGGCTTCGGGATGCGGATGTTCAAGATGTCGATGGCGGCCGGTGTCAGCTCCAGCTCGTCCTCGCAGACCCGGTTCCAGTACTCGCAGAACTCTTCCCAGGACTTCGGGACGGGCCGCATGCTCATGCCGTACATCTGGTACCACTGCACGTGCTCGTCGAAGAGCTGGCGCTTCTCGGCCAAGGTGAGCCCGCCGTCGAAGTACTCGGCGAGTTTGATGATCAACATGAAGAACGTGGCGTGCGCCCAGTAGAAGGTGTCGGGGTCCAGCGCGTGATAGCGCCGGCCCTTCTCGTCGACCCCCTTGATGTCGCGGTGGTAGTCGCGGATCGATGCGCCGGTGTGCTGTGCCCGGATGCCGTCATAGACCACGCCCATGATCGGGTACACCGACCGCGTCACCCGCTGCATCGGCTCACTCAAGATGCTGGAGTGCTCGGTCACGCCGGCGCCCAGGCCGGGGTACATGTTCTCG is a genomic window of Mycolicibacter heraklionensis containing:
- a CDS encoding oxygenase MpaB family protein, with product MTVTPTASVEQASPPADEGAQSVAKTAPKPAPAVEPLNSDSLTWKYFGDLRTGIMGVWIGAIENMYPGLGAGVTEHSSILSEPMQRVTRSVYPIMGVVYDGIRAQHTGASIRDYHRDIKGVDEKGRRYHALDPDTFYWAHATFFMLIIKLAEYFDGGLTLAEKRQLFDEHVQWYQMYGMSMRPVPKSWEEFCEYWNRVCEDELELTPAAIDILNIRIPKPWFVPMPDAVWHQMFKPALAAQRWVAAGLFEPVVREKAGLRWSESDEVLLRLLGKVSHVAFSFVPDEIRLHPRALAGYRREQGKIPSDTPPIEAPWFSGPPKDRRRSGMHYVPPVSRGMKLVERAGALMHSTFSLAAGSGLTPRPPRRKPKAA
- the rpmI gene encoding 50S ribosomal protein L35, which gives rise to MPKAKTHSGASKRFRRTGTGKIVRQKANARHLLEHKPSTRTRRLAGRTAVSANDTKRVNAMLNG
- the infC gene encoding translation initiation factor IF-3, coding for MRRPRPKTTQGGPISTEIRVNERIRVPEVRLIGPGGEQVGIVRIEDALRVAADADLDLVEVAPTAKPPVCKIMDYGKYKYEAAQKERESRKNQQQTVVKEQKLRPKIDDHDYATKKGHVVRFLEAGAKVKVTIMFRGREQSRPELGYRLLQRLGADVAEYGFVETSAKQDGRNMTMVLAPHRGAKTRAKAAEDAGAGAKPPAPAPAPAADAAEQQPEN
- a CDS encoding TrmH family RNA methyltransferase: MLTERSARVVAAVKLHRHVARKREQRFLAEGPNLIEAAIARGLVLEVFATESAAQRHHDLLACSQVPVQLVTDRAAKALSDTVTPAGLVAVCAQAEADLHASLAEHPQLVAVAVGIGEPGNAGTLIRIADATGADLVVLTGNSVDPYNGKCLRSSAGSIFHVPVVVAADTHAVLAALGEAGLQVLATALDGELSLDDADPVLTAPTAWLFGPEAQGLPAEAAAAADHRVRIPMAGGAESLNVAAAAAICLYQSARAQRRG
- the rplT gene encoding 50S ribosomal protein L20, coding for MARVKRAVNAQKKRRTVLKASKGYRGQRSRLYRKAKEQQLHSMTYAYRDRRARKGEFRKLWISRINAAARANDITYNRLIQGLKAAGVEVDRKNLAEIAVSDAAAFTALVEVARAALPEDVNAPSGEAA